One part of the Trichomycterus rosablanca isolate fTriRos1 chromosome 25, fTriRos1.hap1, whole genome shotgun sequence genome encodes these proteins:
- the si:ch1073-184j22.1 gene encoding erythroferrone, with translation MLTWRRPNGHLLPLVLSLVLISCAARESHEVLKFDEDSDSVSTESPEIMSSDVDISSPHNTWIIFRDNSNNSGSRKPKQNKRTSKHGLPGPPGPPGPQGPPGPPGPFLSNQDEILEDLQVKIKEMVGSQCVQCKQPPRVATAFHNHLHHNLLVHRRSLQELQPFSNPSDTEQFHQRGQGFNASNGRYTAPVSGFYQLTASLILESSETQKKNQARQRDSVKASICIESLCQSNMSLETVTGVNPTGGVFSVLLTGTLYLQTGEYVSILIDNATGSALTIHQGSLFSGILIGI, from the exons ATGTTGACCTGGCGTAGGCCGAACGGGCATCTGCTGCCCCTGGTCCTGAGCCTTGTACTCATCAGCTGTGCCGCCCGGGAGAGTCATGAGGTTCTGAAGTTTGATGAAGACAGTGACTCGGTGAGCACGGAGAGTCCT GAGATCATGTCCTCAGACGTGGATATTTCTAGTCCTCACAATACCTGGATAATCTTCAGGGACAACTCCAATAACAGCGGCAGCAGGAAGCCCAAACAGAATAAAAGAACCTCAAAG CATGGCCTTCCTGGTCCACCGGGCCCGCCTGGACCACAAGGGCCTCCTGGTCCTCCTGGTCCATTTCTATCCAACCAGGATGAAATACTGGAGGATCTTCAGGTGAAGATTAAAG AGATGGTCGGGAGCCAGTGTGTGCAGTGTAAACAGCCCCCTCGCGTGGCCACGGCCTTCCACAACCACCTACACCACAACCTGCTGGTGCACCGGAGGAGCCTGCAGGAGCTTCAGCCGTTCAGTAAT CCATCAGACACGGAGCAGTTTCATCAGAGAGGACAGGGCTTTAACGCCAGCAACGGGCGCTACACCGCCCCGGTATCTGGGTTCTACCAGCTCACAGCCAGTCTGATCCTGG aatcCAGTGAGACTCAGAAGAAGAATCAGGCTCGACAGAGGGACAGTGTGAAAGCCTCCATATGTATTGAGTCTTTGTGTCAGAGTAACAT GTCTCTGGAAACGGTAACAGGAGTGAATCCTACAGGAGGGGTGTTCAGCGTCCTACTGACAGGAACTCTGTACCTGCAG acTGGAGAGTACGTATCTATTCTCATCGACAATGCCACAGGATCAGCGCTAACCATCCACCAGGGGAGCTTATTTTCCGGGATCCTTATCGGAATATAA